One window of the Staphylococcus equorum genome contains the following:
- a CDS encoding amino acid ABC transporter ATP-binding protein produces the protein MINIKNLYKSFGKNEVLKGIDFTVNQGEVVAIIGPSGSGKSTLLRCMNLLETPTSGEVIFKDNNLTSKDTELEKLRQQMGMVFQNFNLFPHKKVIDNVILAPSLLKKGNQNDLKKEAQLLLEKVGLEDKSDAYPAQLSGGQKQRVAIARALAMNPEVLLFDEPTSALDPEVVGDVLKVMKDLAKEGMTMVVVTHEMHFARDVSDKVVFMADGVIVESGTPEEVFDHQQHERTKNFLSRVL, from the coding sequence GTGATTAATATTAAAAACTTATACAAGTCATTTGGTAAAAATGAAGTTCTAAAAGGTATTGATTTTACTGTAAATCAAGGCGAAGTAGTAGCAATCATAGGTCCTTCAGGTAGTGGGAAAAGTACCTTACTGCGTTGCATGAATCTACTAGAGACGCCAACAAGTGGTGAAGTTATATTTAAAGACAATAATTTAACGAGTAAAGATACAGAATTAGAAAAATTGCGTCAACAAATGGGGATGGTATTTCAAAATTTCAATTTATTTCCGCATAAAAAAGTAATAGATAATGTTATTTTAGCGCCTAGTTTATTAAAAAAAGGGAATCAAAATGACTTGAAAAAAGAGGCCCAGTTGTTATTAGAAAAAGTGGGTCTAGAGGATAAATCTGATGCATATCCAGCACAATTATCTGGTGGTCAAAAGCAAAGGGTAGCAATTGCTAGAGCATTAGCGATGAACCCTGAAGTTCTATTGTTTGATGAGCCGACATCAGCGCTTGATCCAGAGGTTGTAGGAGACGTATTGAAAGTTATGAAAGATCTAGCTAAAGAGGGTATGACAATGGTAGTTGTAACCCATGAAATGCATTTTGCTAGAGATGTAAGTGATAAAGTAGTATTTATGGCTGATGGTGTCATCGTTGAGTCTGGGACACCAGAAGAAGTCTTTGACCACCAACAACATGAAAGAACGAAAAACTTCTTATCAAGAGTTTTGTAA
- the queG gene encoding tRNA epoxyqueuosine(34) reductase QueG: MDLNQLKQDVIDYAHSIGIDSIGFTTADPFDEMKQKLVDYHAKGYASGFEESDIELRTEPKLNLPTARSIIAIGVGYPNKLKGAPKSVRGDRRGMFARASWGQDYHTIMRKRLDKLGEYLQSRVEDVEIKSMVDTGALSDRAVAERAGLGFVGRNGFVINPDLGTWTYLGEMLVSIPFAPDDPLIDSCGDCTICVDRCPTGALVGDGQLNSQKCISFLTQTKGYLEDEYRYKIGNRLYGCDTCQQVCPKNKGINTQHDDIVLEPEILKPRLVPLLKMSNKEFKNTYGHLAGAWRGKKPIQRNAIIALAHFKEETAIPELQDVALDDPRPMIRATAYWAIGQIQGEAARPFVEQHYENELEEVQIEMLKGLETRSEK, translated from the coding sequence ATGGATTTAAACCAATTAAAACAAGATGTTATAGACTATGCCCATTCAATTGGTATTGATAGTATTGGTTTTACGACAGCTGATCCTTTCGATGAAATGAAGCAAAAGTTAGTGGATTATCATGCAAAAGGTTATGCATCTGGTTTTGAAGAATCTGATATAGAGTTAAGAACAGAACCGAAATTAAACTTGCCAACAGCGAGATCTATTATAGCAATCGGCGTTGGTTATCCAAATAAATTAAAAGGTGCGCCTAAAAGTGTCCGTGGAGACAGAAGAGGTATGTTTGCCAGAGCTTCTTGGGGGCAAGATTATCATACTATTATGAGAAAACGGTTAGATAAATTAGGTGAGTATTTACAATCTAGAGTAGAAGACGTTGAAATTAAATCAATGGTAGATACGGGAGCATTATCTGATCGTGCTGTAGCAGAACGTGCAGGGCTTGGGTTTGTAGGAAGAAATGGCTTTGTCATCAATCCTGACCTTGGCACATGGACGTATTTAGGCGAGATGCTAGTTAGTATACCTTTTGCTCCTGATGACCCGTTAATCGATAGCTGTGGCGATTGTACGATTTGTGTCGATCGTTGTCCAACAGGAGCACTCGTTGGAGATGGACAGTTAAATAGTCAGAAATGTATTAGTTTTTTAACTCAGACGAAAGGCTATCTCGAAGATGAATATCGTTATAAAATTGGTAATAGACTTTATGGATGTGATACATGTCAACAAGTGTGCCCGAAAAATAAAGGGATTAACACACAACATGACGATATAGTATTAGAACCTGAAATTTTAAAACCAAGACTCGTGCCTTTATTAAAAATGAGTAATAAAGAATTTAAAAATACTTATGGTCATTTAGCAGGAGCATGGAGAGGTAAGAAACCGATTCAACGTAATGCAATTATTGCTTTAGCACATTTTAAAGAAGAAACAGCAATACCAGAATTACAAGATGTTGCGTTAGATGATCCAAGACCTATGATCAGAGCTACAGCATATTGGGCGATAGGACAAATTCAAGGCGAGGCTGCTAGACCATTTGTTGAACAACATTATGAAAATGAACTAGAAGAGGTTCAAATTGAAATGTTAAAAGGACTTGAAACGAGGAGCGAAAAATAG
- the trmL gene encoding tRNA (uridine(34)/cytosine(34)/5-carboxymethylaminomethyluridine(34)-2'-O)-methyltransferase TrmL, protein MTNHIVLYQPQIPGNTGSIARTCAGTYTHLHLIKPLGFSTDDKMLKRAGLDYWETVNITYHESIEDFFEATEGTYYLLTKFGKKTYSDFDFTDTAHDHFFIFGRETTGLPDWVKETYQETALRIPMNDNIRSLNLSNTASLLIYEALRQQSFPELH, encoded by the coding sequence ATGACAAATCACATAGTATTATATCAACCACAGATACCAGGTAATACAGGCAGTATAGCAAGAACATGTGCAGGCACATATACACATTTACACTTGATTAAGCCACTTGGTTTCAGTACAGATGACAAGATGTTAAAGCGTGCTGGATTAGATTATTGGGAAACTGTTAATATTACTTATCATGAAAGTATCGAAGACTTTTTTGAAGCAACAGAGGGCACTTATTATTTATTAACTAAATTTGGAAAGAAAACATATTCAGATTTTGATTTTACTGATACTGCTCATGATCATTTCTTTATTTTCGGACGTGAAACGACAGGATTACCTGACTGGGTGAAAGAAACGTATCAAGAAACGGCATTACGTATTCCTATGAATGATAATATTAGATCATTAAACTTATCTAATACAGCATCATTACTTATTTACGAAGCATTACGACAACAAAGTTTTCCAGAATTACATTAA
- a CDS encoding 6-phosphogluconolactonase, translated as MAMNFKVLENEKIVAEYAADILRKQFNNNPTTIAGLHLSNDNSPVLDELKKNVDNHPVDFSQINILDYDDNKSYFEALGVPEGQIYNVSFNEDTESFISDKIKTKENKGKLITQVLSIDTNGKLNVSVKQGLFSAREVILIITGADKKEIVHKLYEENGKTNFEPSDLKAHRMVNVVLDEAAAEGLPEDVRHYFTARFA; from the coding sequence ATGGCAATGAACTTTAAAGTTTTAGAAAACGAAAAAATTGTAGCTGAATATGCTGCAGATATATTAAGAAAACAATTTAACAACAATCCGACGACTATTGCAGGTCTACACCTTTCTAATGATAATTCACCAGTATTAGATGAATTAAAGAAAAATGTAGATAATCATCCTGTAGACTTTAGTCAAATCAACATTTTAGATTATGACGATAATAAATCTTATTTTGAAGCTTTAGGTGTACCTGAAGGTCAAATTTATAATGTTTCATTTAATGAAGACACTGAATCATTTATCAGTGATAAAATTAAAACAAAAGAAAATAAAGGTAAATTGATTACACAAGTACTATCAATTGATACTAATGGTAAATTGAACGTAAGTGTAAAACAAGGTCTATTTTCAGCACGTGAAGTTATATTAATTATCACTGGCGCTGACAAAAAAGAAATTGTTCACAAATTATATGAAGAAAATGGTAAAACAAACTTTGAACCTTCAGATTTAAAAGCACATCGCATGGTAAATGTGGTTTTAGATGAAGCGGCAGCAGAAGGATTACCTGAAGATGTAAGACATTATTTCACAGCACGTTTTGCTTAA
- a CDS encoding SAS053 family DNA gyrase inhibitor, which produces MANEKDNKHLQNDAFEPENEMVSDYEDVVELGKEMEQISEENDEAKLDKSHDPEVRSDLKD; this is translated from the coding sequence ATGGCAAACGAAAAAGATAATAAACATTTACAAAATGATGCATTTGAACCTGAAAATGAAATGGTCAGTGACTACGAAGATGTAGTAGAACTTGGTAAGGAAATGGAACAAATTTCCGAGGAAAATGATGAAGCTAAGTTAGATAAATCACATGATCCAGAAGTTCGTTCAGATTTAAAAGATTAG
- the fumC gene encoding class II fumarate hydratase translates to MSVRIEHDTFGEIEVPADKYWGAQTERSKRNFPVGKEQMPIEVVYGFAQLKRGAALANNELGKLSDAKKDAIVYACDRVINKELDEHFPLVVWQTGSGTQSNMNVNEVVSYVANEYLKSQGSDETIHPNDDVNKSQSSNDTFPTAMHVALYNEVETKLEPALKALRDTFKEKEEQFNDIIKIGRTHLQDATPIRLGQEISGWRFMLDKCETLLGESKAHILNLAIGGTAVGTGINAHPEFGDKVAKFISKNTGYAFVSSENKFHALTAHDEVVQLHGTLKALATDLMKIANDIRWLASGPRAGLAELSIPENEPGSSIMPGKVNPTQCEMLTMVAVQVMGNDTAVGIGSSQGNFELNVYKPVILHNTLQSIYLLADGMQTFNENCAVGIEPIHENIDNYLNQSLMLVTALNPHIGYENAASIAKKAHREGLTLKESAIQSGHVTEEQFEQWIKPEDMVEPK, encoded by the coding sequence ATGTCAGTTAGAATTGAACATGATACATTCGGTGAAATTGAAGTACCTGCAGATAAATATTGGGGTGCTCAAACAGAAAGAAGTAAACGCAATTTTCCAGTAGGTAAAGAACAAATGCCAATTGAAGTTGTTTACGGATTTGCTCAGTTAAAAAGAGGGGCAGCTTTAGCTAACAATGAATTAGGAAAACTATCAGATGCTAAAAAAGATGCCATTGTTTATGCTTGTGACCGTGTCATTAATAAAGAGCTAGATGAACATTTTCCATTAGTGGTTTGGCAAACAGGTAGTGGCACACAAAGTAATATGAACGTAAACGAAGTTGTGAGCTATGTAGCTAATGAATATTTAAAATCACAAGGCAGTGATGAAACGATTCATCCGAATGATGACGTTAATAAATCACAAAGTTCAAATGATACATTCCCAACAGCAATGCATGTTGCATTATATAATGAAGTAGAAACAAAACTTGAACCAGCTTTAAAAGCGTTGCGTGATACTTTTAAAGAAAAAGAAGAACAATTTAACGATATTATAAAAATTGGACGTACGCATTTACAAGATGCAACGCCTATTCGTTTAGGACAAGAAATTAGTGGATGGCGTTTCATGCTTGATAAATGTGAAACTTTATTAGGCGAATCAAAAGCACACATTTTAAATTTAGCGATTGGCGGTACAGCTGTAGGTACAGGTATTAATGCACATCCAGAATTTGGCGATAAAGTAGCTAAATTCATTTCAAAAAATACAGGTTATGCATTTGTATCATCTGAAAATAAATTCCATGCTTTAACAGCACACGACGAAGTGGTTCAATTACATGGTACTTTAAAAGCATTAGCAACTGACTTGATGAAAATTGCTAATGATATAAGATGGCTAGCATCAGGCCCGCGTGCAGGGCTTGCTGAATTATCTATTCCTGAAAATGAACCAGGTTCATCTATTATGCCAGGAAAAGTAAATCCGACACAATGTGAAATGTTAACAATGGTAGCAGTACAAGTTATGGGTAACGATACTGCAGTAGGTATTGGAAGTTCTCAAGGTAATTTTGAGCTTAACGTATACAAACCTGTCATTTTGCATAATACATTACAATCAATTTATTTATTAGCAGATGGTATGCAAACATTTAATGAAAATTGTGCAGTTGGTATTGAGCCAATTCATGAAAATATAGATAATTATTTAAACCAATCATTAATGCTAGTGACTGCTCTAAATCCACATATTGGATATGAAAATGCTGCAAGTATTGCTAAAAAAGCACACCGTGAAGGTCTTACATTAAAAGAATCTGCGATACAATCAGGTCATGTGACCGAAGAACAATTTGAACAGTGGATCAAACCTGAAGACATGGTTGAACCAAAATAA
- a CDS encoding RluA family pseudouridine synthase, translating to MKFEIPIKYNQLTLREIFQQLHLPKKDLHNLNMSKLITINDEPATLMSKVNTGDIAYIPTPEEVSNYLPSYRYAQIYYEDDDIAVVMKPKGVKTHPNDLKESNTLMNHVIYTVKSDYVEPIHRLDQETVGLLIVAKNPLMKKILDRMLEENEIDRIYKANVHSLLPIKPQTIDMPIGKDKFHSNKRRVSPTGQTAITHIINSKMIKEDVSEVDLKLDTGRTHQIRVHLAEIGHPVIGDPLYGNSTLRQLQLNSYKIEFIHPLTQETISVSMDDEI from the coding sequence ATGAAATTTGAAATCCCTATTAAATATAATCAATTAACATTGAGAGAAATTTTTCAACAATTGCACTTACCTAAAAAAGACTTACATAATTTAAATATGTCTAAGTTAATTACAATTAACGATGAACCAGCAACATTAATGTCTAAAGTAAACACTGGTGACATAGCTTATATTCCTACACCAGAAGAAGTAAGCAATTATTTACCAAGTTATCGATACGCTCAGATTTATTACGAAGATGACGATATCGCTGTTGTAATGAAACCAAAAGGTGTTAAAACACACCCGAATGATTTAAAAGAGAGTAATACACTCATGAATCACGTTATCTATACAGTCAAGAGTGATTACGTTGAGCCAATACACCGCTTAGACCAAGAAACAGTTGGTTTATTGATTGTTGCTAAAAATCCATTAATGAAGAAAATTTTAGACCGTATGTTGGAAGAAAATGAAATTGATCGTATTTATAAAGCAAATGTGCACAGTTTATTACCTATCAAACCACAAACGATTGATATGCCAATTGGCAAAGATAAATTCCACTCAAATAAACGTAGAGTGTCACCTACTGGACAAACTGCAATTACACATATTATTAATTCTAAAATGATTAAAGAAGATGTAAGCGAAGTAGATTTAAAATTAGATACAGGTAGGACCCATCAAATTCGTGTTCACTTAGCTGAAATTGGCCATCCAGTAATTGGTGATCCATTATACGGTAATTCAACACTAAGACAACTTCAATTAAATAGTTATAAAATTGAATTTATCCACCCACTTACGCAAGAAACAATTTCAGTAAGTATGGACGATGAAATTTAA
- a CDS encoding GAF domain-containing sensor histidine kinase — protein MEKPTRLALLKEIAEFLNVETETYSMMQGALKSLIQGSEFTTGWIFFIDDSGQHELVSHIDLPGALAKQNCKYMCEGTCWCVQAYQNKKLTKASNIINCSRINLANRAYHDETDGVTHHATVPLRSGEEQFGLLNVATPHTTHYSEEDLEMLESVAFQIGSAIKRIWLTDQEKEAARISERNRLARDLHDSVNQMLFSVKLTAHAAEGITNEEVSRKAFQVIEQTSQQAVNEMRALIWQLKPVGLEQGLVNALKKYSTLLQLELTVKVDGLINLPSIIEENIYRIIQEAMNNIKKHGGTKQIDLSLIQKDGYLTIDIVDQGKGFNINKSNPPDSHGLSNMRQRTKLINGKLEIDSTQNKGTTIHIAVPL, from the coding sequence ATGGAAAAACCGACTAGACTTGCTTTATTAAAAGAAATTGCAGAATTTTTAAATGTAGAAACAGAAACATATAGTATGATGCAAGGTGCATTGAAGTCTTTAATTCAAGGAAGCGAGTTTACAACAGGCTGGATTTTCTTTATTGATGATTCAGGTCAACATGAGCTTGTATCTCATATAGATTTACCAGGCGCATTAGCCAAACAAAATTGTAAATATATGTGTGAAGGCACGTGCTGGTGTGTTCAAGCTTATCAAAATAAGAAATTGACCAAAGCTTCTAATATCATTAATTGTTCGCGTATCAACCTTGCAAACCGTGCATATCATGATGAAACAGATGGTGTCACACATCATGCAACTGTACCGCTAAGGTCAGGGGAAGAACAATTCGGACTATTAAATGTTGCTACACCACATACAACGCATTATAGTGAAGAAGATTTAGAAATGCTTGAGTCTGTAGCATTTCAAATTGGCTCTGCAATCAAACGTATTTGGCTAACGGATCAAGAAAAAGAAGCAGCTCGCATAAGTGAACGAAATCGCTTAGCAAGGGATTTACATGATTCAGTGAATCAAATGCTTTTTTCTGTAAAATTAACAGCCCATGCAGCTGAAGGAATTACTAATGAAGAAGTATCACGCAAGGCTTTTCAAGTGATAGAACAAACAAGTCAACAAGCTGTTAACGAGATGCGAGCTTTGATTTGGCAATTAAAGCCAGTTGGATTAGAACAAGGTTTAGTTAACGCACTGAAAAAATACAGCACGCTTTTACAACTTGAATTAACTGTTAAAGTAGATGGTCTGATCAATCTGCCAAGTATAATTGAAGAAAATATTTATCGTATTATACAAGAAGCAATGAATAATATAAAAAAACATGGTGGTACCAAACAAATAGATTTATCATTGATTCAAAAAGATGGTTATTTAACTATTGATATAGTAGATCAGGGCAAAGGATTTAATATTAATAAATCCAATCCACCAGACTCTCATGGTTTAAGTAATATGAGACAACGTACAAAATTGATTAATGGTAAATTAGAAATAGATTCAACTCAAAATAAAGGCACTACAATTCATATAGCAGTTCCATTATAG
- a CDS encoding response regulator, with amino-acid sequence MHRIILVDDHHIVRQGLEFLLSTVDDIDVIGGFSDGKSFFEYLETNELPDIVLLDLVMPEMNGIEITEMMKKSYPEVKILVLTSYVDDEHVISAIDKGADGYEMKDVEPDQLIKTIKKVLSGEKTIHPQAQSVIEAVSKKPHFTNKLSKRESEVLAEMTKGKTNKEIAESLFVSEKTIKTHVSHIFNKLQVTDRTQAAIYAMQNNLI; translated from the coding sequence ATGCATCGAATTATACTCGTGGATGATCATCATATCGTAAGACAAGGATTAGAATTCCTATTATCTACTGTTGATGATATAGATGTTATAGGAGGGTTTTCAGACGGTAAATCTTTCTTTGAATATTTAGAAACAAATGAATTACCTGATATTGTATTATTAGATTTAGTTATGCCAGAAATGAATGGTATTGAAATTACAGAAATGATGAAAAAGTCGTATCCAGAAGTGAAAATTTTAGTCCTTACAAGTTATGTGGACGATGAACATGTCATTTCCGCAATTGATAAGGGTGCAGATGGATACGAGATGAAAGATGTAGAGCCAGACCAATTAATAAAAACGATTAAGAAAGTACTTTCAGGCGAGAAAACGATACACCCTCAAGCGCAAAGTGTCATCGAAGCGGTGAGTAAAAAGCCACATTTTACTAATAAATTATCAAAGCGTGAATCTGAAGTGCTAGCAGAGATGACTAAAGGTAAAACAAATAAAGAAATTGCAGAATCATTATTTGTTTCTGAGAAAACTATAAAAACACATGTGAGCCATATTTTTAACAAACTTCAAGTAACTGATCGCACACAAGCAGCGATATATGCGATGCAAAACAATCTCATTTAA
- a CDS encoding dicarboxylate/amino acid:cation symporter translates to MKTKNLSMKIVIALILGIAIGSIFNMFAQSAFVINVDKYVFNVIGQIFLNLIFMLVVPVVFVSIVLGVVGVGDPKLLGGIGLKTITFFLATTALAITIAMALALIFNPGEGKSDLLNSEDVSSYQKTLDKEEGSQSAAASQSFDQTLINLFPKNPLQSMTDENMLQIITFAIFIGVGLIMVGSKAQMVHKFFEQTNEVLMYIVTMIMSVFAPIGTFGLVAHAFTGAGFGAIKQLGMYFFIVLLALAIHFFVVYGSAVKFIGKTSPLKFFKAFIPAISLGFSASSSTATLPVSLRCTKKMGVRPEIASFVQPLGATINMDGTAIMQGVATIFIAQISGVDLSIGQLITVVVIAVVASIGTAGVPGVGLIMLAMVLNAVGLDPAAIGIILGIDRLLDMTRTSVNITGDAACAMIISNQADRKDAKKAQA, encoded by the coding sequence ATGAAAACAAAAAACCTTTCAATGAAGATTGTCATAGCATTAATATTAGGTATTGCCATTGGTTCAATTTTTAATATGTTTGCACAGTCTGCATTCGTAATTAATGTTGATAAATACGTGTTTAATGTTATTGGACAAATTTTCTTGAATTTAATATTTATGTTAGTAGTGCCAGTAGTATTTGTATCAATCGTTTTAGGAGTGGTAGGGGTTGGGGACCCGAAACTACTTGGTGGTATAGGTTTAAAAACAATTACATTCTTTTTAGCAACTACAGCTTTAGCAATTACCATTGCTATGGCTTTGGCATTGATATTTAATCCAGGAGAAGGTAAATCTGATTTATTAAATAGTGAAGATGTTTCTAGTTATCAAAAAACTTTAGATAAAGAAGAGGGCTCACAAAGTGCTGCAGCCAGTCAATCGTTCGATCAAACTTTAATTAATTTATTTCCAAAGAATCCATTACAATCAATGACTGATGAAAATATGCTTCAAATTATCACATTTGCTATTTTTATTGGGGTCGGTCTTATTATGGTTGGTTCCAAAGCACAAATGGTACATAAATTTTTTGAACAAACCAACGAAGTACTCATGTACATTGTGACAATGATTATGAGTGTCTTTGCACCAATTGGTACGTTTGGTTTAGTTGCACATGCATTTACAGGAGCAGGTTTTGGTGCTATTAAACAATTAGGTATGTACTTCTTTATCGTATTGTTAGCACTCGCAATTCATTTCTTTGTAGTTTATGGATCGGCAGTTAAATTCATAGGAAAAACAAGTCCATTGAAATTTTTCAAAGCATTTATTCCAGCGATTTCGCTTGGATTTAGTGCTTCTAGTTCGACAGCAACGTTACCAGTATCACTAAGATGTACGAAGAAAATGGGAGTGAGGCCTGAAATTGCATCCTTTGTTCAACCTTTAGGTGCGACAATTAATATGGATGGTACAGCAATTATGCAAGGGGTAGCAACTATCTTTATTGCTCAAATTTCAGGCGTGGATCTCTCAATTGGTCAACTTATTACTGTAGTAGTGATTGCAGTTGTAGCATCAATTGGAACTGCAGGTGTGCCAGGTGTTGGTTTAATTATGTTAGCAATGGTGTTAAATGCAGTGGGACTAGATCCAGCAGCAATCGGTATTATTTTAGGTATAGATAGATTGTTAGATATGACAAGAACATCTGTAAATATTACAGGTGATGCAGCTTGTGCTATGATTATTTCAAATCAAGCAGACAGAAAAGATGCTAAAAAAGCTCAAGCATAA
- the purU gene encoding formyltetrahydrofolate deformylase, which produces MEDKYILLATCSDKVGITSLITNIISQYDSNILHLDHFTEYGHAQDADGKLYLRFEFNKVPLVKEALEKTLSENDIEFNLFDNSHKTKIALFVSKEDHAFNEVLLRVKRGEIPAEIVCVVSNHENNRHFAETFNIPFYYVPSNNAKDLVEKDILDICAKHEIELIVLAKYMQILSDHFVSQYPNQIINIHHSFLPSFIGANPYKQAWERGVKLVGATSHYVTSDLDEGPIIDQDVTRINHRYNVQDLRKIGRHVESSVLAQAVEYHVQHKVIVTKGNKTIVFN; this is translated from the coding sequence ATGGAAGATAAATACATATTACTAGCTACATGTTCAGACAAAGTTGGAATTACATCATTAATCACAAATATCATTTCACAATATGATTCTAATATTTTACATTTAGATCATTTTACTGAATATGGTCATGCACAAGATGCGGATGGAAAATTATATTTAAGATTTGAATTTAATAAAGTACCCTTAGTAAAAGAAGCTTTAGAAAAAACACTAAGTGAAAATGATATCGAATTTAATTTATTCGATAATAGTCATAAAACTAAAATCGCATTATTTGTTTCAAAAGAAGACCATGCGTTTAATGAAGTTTTACTGAGAGTGAAACGTGGAGAAATACCTGCGGAAATTGTATGTGTTGTCAGTAATCACGAAAATAATAGACATTTTGCAGAAACGTTTAATATTCCTTTTTATTACGTACCTAGTAATAATGCAAAAGATTTAGTTGAAAAAGACATTTTAGATATTTGTGCTAAACACGAAATTGAACTCATTGTATTAGCAAAATATATGCAAATTCTAAGTGATCATTTCGTGAGCCAATACCCAAATCAAATCATCAATATTCATCATTCCTTCTTACCTTCATTTATTGGAGCAAATCCTTATAAACAAGCTTGGGAACGTGGGGTGAAACTTGTAGGAGCTACGAGTCACTATGTAACTTCTGACTTAGATGAAGGCCCTATCATTGATCAAGATGTGACGCGCATTAATCATCGTTATAATGTCCAGGACTTAAGAAAAATTGGTCGTCATGTTGAATCAAGTGTATTAGCACAAGCTGTGGAATACCATGTACAACACAAAGTAATTGTTACAAAAGGAAATAAAACAATCGTATTTAATTAA
- the xdrA gene encoding XRE family transcriptional regulator XdrA — MDRQQFTDLIQTKFKMVRIEAGYTQDTMAQTIGLSKKTLVQIEKERVLPNWTTCVSICALFRDSDVLNSTFGCDPLEMVQTISRNHCAYPNHSTTSDIYWNTIDSRNGFILQSNKVSDIYRVLNNETQPIFGTSKLREAETYFGRISKEELMHV; from the coding sequence ATGGATAGACAGCAATTCACAGATTTAATTCAAACAAAATTTAAAATGGTACGTATTGAAGCAGGTTATACGCAAGATACGATGGCCCAAACTATTGGTCTTTCAAAAAAGACATTAGTACAAATAGAAAAAGAGAGAGTATTACCTAACTGGACTACGTGTGTGTCAATTTGTGCATTATTCAGAGATTCAGATGTTTTAAATAGTACTTTTGGTTGTGATCCTTTAGAAATGGTACAAACGATTTCTCGTAATCATTGTGCATACCCTAACCATTCAACAACAAGTGACATATACTGGAATACGATTGATAGCCGCAACGGATTTATCTTACAAAGTAATAAAGTAAGTGATATCTATCGTGTGCTTAATAATGAAACGCAACCAATATTTGGAACGTCTAAATTAAGAGAAGCTGAAACATACTTCGGCAGAATATCAAAAGAAGAATTAATGCACGTATAA